A window from Pseudomonas moraviensis encodes these proteins:
- a CDS encoding ATP-dependent DNA ligase: MKAFAELYAELDATTSSNAKLAAMQAYFAQAAPEDAAWAVYFLSGGRPRQLVPVRILRELAVEVSGLEPWLFEESYQAVGDLAETISLVLPENSHSSEAGLAEWIEDKLLPLRGETPEYLARQLPMLWAELDRASLMLCIKLITGSFRVGVSKLLVTRALASMAGLDSKRVAQRLVGYTDLSNRPNAASYLKLIAPESADEHAQRGGQPYPFFLAHALAQPVEEFEALLGPASDWQVEWKWDGIRAQVVKRDGKLWVWSRGEELVTERFPEFDVLVHGLPDGTVIDGEIVVWKSTHPTTEDAFDPQSGEPPAVQPFALLQQRIGRKTLDKKILEEVPVVVLAYDLLEWQGEDWRNQPQAKRRAQLEEVIARCNSPVLLPSPVLTGEDWFDLGRQREASRKLGVEGMMLKARDSLYGVGRTKDMGVWWKWKVDPFSVDAVLIYAQRGHGRRASLYSDYTFAVWDGPPESSQRSLVPFAKAYSGLTDEEMRQVDSIVRKTTVEKFGPVSSVKPSLVFELGFEGIALSRRHKSGIAVRFPRMLRWRKDKTVEEADSLATLQDLLA; encoded by the coding sequence ATGAAAGCCTTCGCCGAGTTATATGCCGAACTCGATGCGACCACGTCGAGCAACGCCAAGCTGGCGGCGATGCAGGCCTACTTCGCGCAGGCCGCGCCGGAAGATGCCGCCTGGGCGGTGTATTTCCTTTCCGGTGGGCGGCCGCGACAACTGGTTCCGGTGCGCATCCTCCGTGAGCTGGCGGTGGAAGTTTCGGGGCTGGAGCCGTGGTTGTTCGAAGAGAGCTATCAAGCCGTCGGCGATCTGGCCGAGACCATTTCTCTGGTGCTGCCGGAAAATTCGCACAGCTCCGAGGCCGGTCTCGCCGAATGGATCGAAGACAAGCTGCTGCCATTGCGCGGTGAAACGCCAGAGTACCTGGCGCGGCAACTGCCAATGTTATGGGCGGAGCTGGATCGGGCGAGCCTGATGCTCTGCATCAAGTTGATCACTGGCAGTTTCCGTGTCGGCGTGTCGAAGTTGCTGGTCACCCGCGCCCTCGCCTCGATGGCCGGGCTCGACAGCAAACGCGTGGCCCAGCGTCTGGTCGGGTACACCGATCTGTCGAACCGGCCGAACGCCGCCAGCTATCTGAAACTGATCGCCCCCGAATCCGCTGATGAGCACGCCCAGCGCGGCGGCCAGCCCTACCCGTTTTTTCTCGCCCACGCCTTGGCGCAACCGGTCGAGGAATTCGAAGCACTGCTCGGTCCGGCCAGCGACTGGCAGGTGGAATGGAAGTGGGACGGCATCCGCGCGCAAGTGGTCAAGCGTGACGGCAAGCTGTGGGTATGGTCCCGCGGCGAGGAACTGGTGACCGAGCGCTTCCCCGAATTCGATGTGCTGGTGCACGGCTTGCCCGACGGCACGGTGATCGACGGTGAAATCGTCGTGTGGAAGAGCACTCATCCGACCACCGAAGACGCCTTCGATCCGCAATCCGGTGAGCCGCCGGCCGTGCAACCGTTCGCCCTGTTGCAACAACGCATCGGTCGCAAAACGCTCGACAAGAAGATTCTTGAAGAAGTGCCGGTGGTGGTACTCGCCTACGACCTGCTGGAATGGCAGGGCGAGGACTGGCGTAATCAGCCGCAAGCCAAACGCCGTGCGCAACTCGAGGAGGTGATCGCGCGCTGCAACAGCCCGGTGCTGCTGCCCTCCCCTGTACTGACCGGCGAAGACTGGTTCGATCTCGGGCGCCAGCGCGAGGCATCACGCAAACTCGGCGTCGAAGGCATGATGCTCAAGGCCCGCGATTCGTTGTATGGCGTCGGACGGACCAAGGACATGGGCGTGTGGTGGAAATGGAAGGTCGACCCGTTCAGCGTCGATGCCGTGCTGATTTACGCTCAGCGCGGACACGGCCGCCGCGCCAGTCTGTACAGCGATTACACCTTCGCCGTGTGGGACGGTCCACCCGAATCCAGCCAGCGCTCGCTGGTGCCATTCGCCAAGGCCTATTCGGGGCTGACCGATGAAGAGATGCGCCAGGTCGACAGCATCGTGCGCAAGACCACAGTCGAAAAATTCGGCCCGGTGAGCAGCGTCAAACCGAGTCTGGTGTTCGAACTCGGTTTCGAAGGCATCGCCTTGTCACGCCGCCACAAGAGCGGCATCGCCGTGCGCTTCCCGCGCATGCTGCGCTGGCGCAAGGACAAGACCGTCGAAGAAGCCGACAGCCTCGCAACCCTCCAGGATCTGCTCGCCTGA
- a CDS encoding ligase-associated DNA damage response exonuclease, which translates to MDLVIARPEGLYCPAGDFYIDPWRPVERSVITHAHGDHARTGNQHYLSSSASAGILRARLGQDIQLQTLDYGQRLTHHGVTLSFHPAGHVLGSAQVRLEYGGEVWVASGDYKVEPDGTCAPFEPVRCHTFITESTFGLPIYRWQPQAQIFDEINQWWAANIAAGKASVLFCYSFGKAQRILHGIDETLGPILSHGAVEPLNRVYRDAGVYLPPTIYAGDVKKSDPIMRQALVIAPPSAGGSTWMRRFGDFSDAFASGWMRLRGTRRRRGVDRGFVLSDHADWPGLLWAINQTGAERVMVTHGSIGVLVRHLREQGLDAQGFTTEYGDDEEDIAVEPTVAETSP; encoded by the coding sequence ATGGATCTTGTTATCGCCCGACCTGAAGGTCTCTACTGCCCCGCCGGGGATTTCTATATCGATCCCTGGCGACCGGTCGAGCGTTCGGTGATCACCCATGCCCATGGCGATCACGCGCGCACCGGTAATCAGCATTACCTGTCGAGCAGCGCCAGCGCCGGGATTCTGCGCGCGCGCCTCGGTCAGGATATCCAGTTGCAAACTCTCGATTACGGCCAGCGCCTCACCCACCACGGGGTCACTCTGAGCTTTCATCCCGCCGGGCATGTCCTCGGTTCGGCGCAGGTGCGTCTGGAATACGGCGGCGAAGTCTGGGTCGCGTCGGGCGATTACAAGGTTGAGCCGGACGGCACCTGCGCCCCGTTCGAACCGGTGCGCTGCCACACGTTCATTACCGAATCGACCTTCGGCCTGCCGATCTATCGCTGGCAGCCGCAGGCGCAGATTTTCGACGAGATCAATCAGTGGTGGGCGGCCAATATCGCCGCCGGCAAGGCCAGCGTGCTGTTCTGCTATTCCTTCGGCAAGGCCCAGCGGATTCTCCACGGCATCGACGAAACCCTCGGGCCGATCCTCAGCCACGGTGCAGTCGAACCGTTGAACCGCGTCTACCGCGACGCTGGCGTGTACCTGCCGCCGACGATCTACGCGGGCGACGTGAAAAAAAGCGATCCGATCATGCGTCAGGCGCTGGTCATCGCCCCGCCGTCGGCGGGCGGCAGCACGTGGATGCGCCGTTTCGGCGATTTCAGCGATGCCTTTGCCAGCGGCTGGATGCGCCTGCGCGGCACTCGACGTCGGCGTGGTGTAGATCGTGGTTTCGTCCTGTCCGACCACGCTGACTGGCCCGGCCTGCTCTGGGCGATCAACCAGACCGGCGCCGAACGGGTCATGGTCACCCACGGCTCGATCGGCGTGCTCGTGCGCCATTTGCGCGAACAGGGCCTCGATGCCCAAGGCTTCACCACTGAATACGGCGATGACGAAGAAGACATCGCCGTCGAACCCACCGTTGCCGAGACTTCCCCATGA
- a CDS encoding penicillin acylase family protein has product MASPALTHFLPRFGVAAAVAGVLGLSGCQTWNAQDSLPPTSGVQPLKGLAQNVSVRRNAMGMPLIESNSFHDALFSLGYVHASDRINQMVTLRLLAQGRLAEMSGAAMLDADRYMRAVNLKKSAGELYKASSPRLKRFFEVYARGVNAYLFRYADKLPGDLAASGYKPEYWKPEDSALIFALLNFSQSANLPEEIQSLVLAQTVTTDKLAWLSPSAPDENLPVAEADKLQGLKLNGQIPGLTELSSASQQLSALNLLATPTANNWAIAPQRSRSGKSLLASDAHGPLAAPSLWSFVQIRAPKYQAAGVTVAGLPMVLGGFNGKVAWSMTSVLGDNQDLFLEKIRRQGSSLTYEVNGKWQPLGVRNETYFVKGQRPIREAVYETRHGALLNSAQAAAQGSGFGLALQTPNFTDDKTLDAFFDLTRAQNVERASDASREIRAITLNLVFADASNIGWQVTGRFPNRREGEGLLPSPGWDGRYDWDGYADPMLHPYDQDPAQGWLGTANQRVIPDGYGMQLSKSWAAPERGERLAEMAGGGKHDSRSVIAMQYDQTTTFAAKLKKVFEAPGMKQPLKQAIDALPEAERSKAREAFTRLMAFDGKLSPTSADAAIYELFLQESMKQIFLDELGPESSPAWKAFMTSGELSYAAQADHLLGREDSPFWDDVRTPQKEDKAVILARSLAAAITAGDSQLGGDHRAWQWGKLHSYAWKNSNGQTVRGPLAAGGDHTTLNTSAFAWGQDFVTTRAPAMRFIVDFGQSEPLMAQNGTGQSGNPLSPNYLNGIDAWLKGQYIGLPMQPQNFDRVYGKTRLTLTPGK; this is encoded by the coding sequence ATGGCCTCGCCAGCCCTTACACATTTTCTTCCCCGGTTCGGCGTTGCCGCAGCAGTGGCCGGTGTTCTCGGTTTGTCCGGTTGCCAGACCTGGAACGCCCAGGACAGCCTGCCGCCGACCTCCGGCGTGCAACCGCTCAAGGGCCTGGCGCAGAACGTGTCGGTGCGGCGCAATGCGATGGGCATGCCGTTGATCGAGAGCAACAGCTTCCATGACGCGCTGTTCAGCCTCGGCTATGTCCACGCCAGCGACCGCATCAATCAGATGGTCACCCTGCGTCTGTTGGCCCAGGGCCGGCTGGCGGAAATGTCCGGCGCGGCGATGCTCGATGCTGACCGCTACATGCGCGCGGTCAATCTGAAGAAGAGCGCCGGCGAGCTCTACAAGGCCTCGTCGCCACGCCTCAAACGCTTCTTCGAGGTGTACGCACGGGGCGTCAACGCCTACCTGTTCCGCTACGCCGACAAGTTGCCGGGCGACCTCGCCGCCAGCGGATACAAGCCGGAATACTGGAAACCGGAAGATTCAGCGCTGATCTTTGCCCTGCTGAATTTCAGCCAGTCGGCCAACCTGCCGGAGGAAATCCAGTCACTGGTGCTCGCGCAAACCGTGACCACTGACAAACTCGCCTGGTTGAGCCCGTCGGCGCCCGATGAAAATCTACCGGTGGCCGAAGCCGACAAGCTGCAAGGCCTCAAGCTCAACGGACAGATTCCGGGCCTGACCGAACTGAGCAGCGCCAGCCAGCAGCTGTCGGCGCTGAACCTGCTCGCCACACCGACTGCGAACAACTGGGCGATCGCCCCGCAACGCAGCCGCAGCGGCAAGAGTCTGCTGGCCAGCGACGCGCACGGGCCGCTCGCCGCGCCGTCGTTGTGGAGTTTCGTGCAGATCCGCGCGCCGAAATATCAGGCCGCTGGCGTCACGGTTGCCGGCCTGCCGATGGTGCTCGGCGGCTTCAATGGCAAAGTGGCGTGGAGCATGACCAGCGTGCTCGGCGACAATCAGGACCTGTTCCTCGAGAAAATCCGCCGTCAGGGCAGCAGCCTGACTTATGAGGTCAACGGCAAATGGCAGCCGTTAGGCGTGCGCAACGAGACCTACTTCGTCAAAGGCCAGCGACCGATTCGCGAAGCCGTTTACGAAACCCGCCACGGCGCGCTGCTCAACAGTGCCCAGGCAGCGGCGCAAGGCAGCGGCTTCGGCCTCGCGTTGCAGACACCGAATTTCACCGACGACAAAACCCTGGATGCCTTCTTCGATCTGACCCGCGCGCAAAACGTCGAGCGCGCTTCGGACGCCAGCCGCGAAATCCGCGCCATTACCCTGAATCTGGTATTCGCCGATGCGAGCAATATCGGCTGGCAAGTCACCGGCCGCTTCCCCAACCGCCGCGAAGGCGAAGGCCTGCTGCCCTCGCCGGGCTGGGACGGTCGCTACGACTGGGACGGTTACGCCGACCCGATGTTGCACCCCTACGATCAGGACCCGGCACAAGGCTGGCTCGGCACCGCCAATCAGCGTGTGATTCCCGACGGTTACGGCATGCAGTTGTCGAAATCCTGGGCGGCACCGGAGCGCGGCGAACGCCTGGCGGAAATGGCGGGAGGCGGCAAGCACGACAGCCGCAGCGTGATCGCCATGCAGTACGACCAGACCACCACCTTCGCCGCCAAGCTGAAAAAAGTCTTCGAAGCACCGGGCATGAAGCAACCGCTGAAACAGGCGATCGACGCCCTGCCGGAAGCCGAACGCAGCAAGGCGCGCGAAGCCTTCACGCGCTTGATGGCCTTCGACGGCAAGCTCAGCCCGACCTCTGCGGATGCAGCGATTTATGAGTTGTTTCTGCAGGAAAGCATGAAGCAGATTTTCCTCGACGAACTGGGGCCTGAATCCAGCCCGGCGTGGAAAGCATTTATGACCAGCGGCGAACTGTCCTACGCGGCGCAGGCCGATCATCTGCTGGGGCGTGAGGACAGTCCGTTCTGGGACGATGTCCGTACGCCGCAGAAGGAAGACAAAGCGGTGATTCTCGCCCGTAGCCTCGCGGCGGCCATCACTGCCGGTGACAGTCAATTGGGCGGCGACCACCGCGCCTGGCAATGGGGCAAATTGCACAGCTATGCGTGGAAGAACAGCAATGGCCAGACTGTTCGCGGGCCGTTGGCGGCGGGCGGCGATCACACCACGTTGAACACTTCGGCGTTTGCCTGGGGCCAGGACTTCGTCACGACCCGTGCGCCGGCGATGCGTTTTATCGTCGACTTCGGCCAGAGCGAACCGCTGATGGCGCAGAACGGCACGGGTCAGTCGGGCAATCCGCTGAGTCCGAATTATTTGAACGGGATCGATGCGTGGCTCAAGGGTCAGTACATCGGCTTGCCGATGCAGCCGCAGAATTTCGATCGGGTGTATGGCAAGACTCGTTTGACCCTGACTCCCGGCAAGTAA
- a CDS encoding cysteine hydrolase family protein translates to MALQSNAALIIIDQQKGILHPRLGRRNNPQAEDRMLELLALWRLRGRPVIHVQHLSRSPDSVFWPEQAGVEFQERFVPQVGEWLIQKQVPDAFCASGLEAQLREAGIGQLIIVGVATNNSVESTARTAGNLGFDTWVAEDACFTFDKADYFGTPRTAEELHGMSLGNLHGEYATVVSSAQLLAAD, encoded by the coding sequence ATGGCGCTTCAAAGCAACGCTGCGCTGATCATCATCGACCAGCAGAAAGGCATTCTGCATCCGCGTCTGGGGCGGCGGAATAATCCTCAGGCCGAAGACAGAATGCTTGAGTTATTGGCGCTGTGGCGCCTGCGCGGGCGCCCGGTGATTCACGTGCAGCATTTGTCGCGCTCGCCTGACTCGGTGTTCTGGCCCGAGCAGGCCGGAGTGGAGTTTCAAGAGCGATTTGTGCCTCAGGTCGGGGAATGGCTGATCCAGAAACAGGTGCCGGACGCGTTTTGTGCCAGTGGGCTGGAGGCGCAGTTGCGTGAGGCTGGGATCGGGCAACTGATCATCGTTGGTGTGGCGACCAATAACTCTGTTGAGTCGACGGCGCGCACCGCGGGCAACCTGGGGTTCGACACATGGGTGGCAGAGGATGCGTGTTTTACCTTCGACAAAGCCGATTATTTCGGCACGCCACGTACCGCTGAAGAGTTGCACGGGATGTCGCTGGGGAATCTGCATGGGGAGTACGCGACGGTGGTCAGTAGTGCGCAGCTGTTGGCGGCAGACTGA